The Candidatus Methylomirabilota bacterium genome has a window encoding:
- a CDS encoding ribose-phosphate pyrophosphokinase, whose product MAYELKLFSGNANRPLAEEIAQHLHMRLGDADVSRFSDGEVYVQINENVRGQDVFVVQPTCPPVNDHLMELLVMIDAFKRASARRITAVLPYYGYGRQDRKVMPRVPITAKLVADLITTAGCHRVLAVDLHAGQIQGFFDIPVDHLFAAPPVIVDYLAKKDLKDPVLVSPDAGGVERARAIAKRLNAGLAIIDKRRDGPNVAVFMYLIGDVKDKDVVVIDDMIDTAGTLIQAVEAVKREGARRVLACAVHGVLSGPAIKRIESSALEEVVITNSVPLTPDKANHKIHVLSVAPLLAEAIRRIHDEESVSTLFV is encoded by the coding sequence ATGGCCTATGAGCTGAAGCTGTTCTCGGGAAACGCGAACCGGCCCCTGGCCGAGGAAATCGCCCAGCACCTGCACATGCGCCTGGGCGACGCCGACGTCTCGCGATTCTCGGACGGCGAGGTCTACGTCCAGATCAACGAGAACGTCCGCGGTCAGGACGTCTTCGTGGTCCAGCCCACCTGCCCGCCCGTGAATGACCACCTGATGGAGCTACTGGTCATGATCGACGCGTTCAAGCGCGCGTCGGCTCGGCGCATCACCGCGGTCCTTCCGTACTACGGCTATGGCCGCCAGGACCGGAAGGTGATGCCGCGCGTGCCGATCACGGCCAAGCTCGTGGCCGACCTCATCACGACGGCAGGCTGCCACCGCGTACTCGCGGTGGACCTCCACGCGGGGCAGATCCAGGGGTTCTTCGACATCCCGGTGGACCACCTCTTCGCCGCTCCCCCGGTGATCGTGGACTACCTGGCGAAGAAGGACCTCAAGGACCCGGTCCTGGTCTCTCCCGACGCGGGCGGCGTCGAGCGGGCCCGCGCGATCGCCAAGCGCCTGAACGCGGGGCTCGCCATCATCGACAAGCGCCGCGACGGCCCGAACGTGGCCGTCTTCATGTACCTGATCGGCGACGTCAAGGACAAGGACGTCGTGGTCATCGACGATATGATCGACACCGCCGGCACCCTCATCCAGGCGGTCGAGGCCGTCAAGCGCGAGGGCGCGCGCCGCGTGCTGGCCTGTGCCGTCCACGGCGTGCTCTCCGGGCCGGCGATCAAGCGCATCGAGAGCTCGGCGCTCGAAGAGGTCGTCATCACCAACTCGGTGCCGCTGACGCCCGACAAGGCAAATCACAAGATCCACGTGCTGTCGGTGGCGCCGCTGCTCGCGGAGGCCATCCGCCGCATCCACGACGAGGAGTCGGTGTCGACCCTCTTCGTATAA
- a CDS encoding 50S ribosomal protein L25, which translates to MEIRELTVTPREGVGKSVARRLRRSGKTPGVLYGGPSPVNIAVDPREVFRIIHGHEGSTQLLRVTFAGSKDSRMVILRDLQLDPVSEDLVHVDLQEVNMDKPIQVTVALRHVGEPIGVRDTQGILEMVLREVQVSCLPANIPEDITADVSNLAIGDVLIVADLAVPEGVRVLTDRAQAVATVAPPAAEEVAAPVAAVAGAVAAAPGEPEVLTERKPKEEPEAEEKDKKGKKKE; encoded by the coding sequence ATGGAAATTCGTGAGCTGACCGTTACGCCCCGCGAGGGCGTGGGCAAGTCCGTGGCCAGGCGGCTGCGGCGTTCCGGCAAGACGCCGGGCGTTCTCTACGGGGGCCCGAGCCCCGTCAACATCGCCGTGGACCCGCGCGAGGTCTTCCGCATCATCCACGGCCACGAGGGCAGCACGCAGCTGCTCCGCGTGACGTTCGCCGGGTCCAAGGACTCGCGCATGGTCATCCTTCGCGACCTGCAGCTCGACCCGGTCTCCGAGGACCTGGTCCACGTCGACCTCCAGGAGGTCAACATGGACAAGCCGATCCAGGTGACGGTGGCACTCCGCCACGTGGGTGAGCCGATCGGCGTGCGCGACACGCAGGGCATCCTCGAGATGGTGCTGCGCGAGGTCCAGGTCTCGTGCCTGCCGGCCAATATCCCCGAGGACATCACGGCCGACGTTTCCAACCTCGCGATCGGCGACGTGTTGATCGTGGCCGACCTCGCCGTGCCCGAAGGCGTGCGCGTGCTGACCGACAGGGCGCAGGCCGTGGCCACCGTGGCCCCGCCGGCCGCCGAGGAAGTCGCCGCGCCCGTGGCCGCCGTGGCGGGCGCTGTGGCAGCTGCGCCGGGCGAGCCGGAAGTGCTCACCGAGCGCAAGCCCAAGGAAGAGCCCGAGGCCGAGGAGAAAGACAAGAAGGGGAAGAAGAAAGAGTAA